The Nocardia sp. BMG51109 nucleotide sequence GGCAACGAGCTGATCAGCATGTTGAAGACCAGCTCGCTGGTGGCGGCGATCCCGCTGACCATCGACCTGTACGGCCGCTCCCGCGACATCTATGCCGTGAACCTGCAACCGATCCCGCTGCTGCTGGTCGCCGCCACCTGGTATCTGGCCGTCACCAGCGTCCTCATGATCGGGCAGCACTACCTGGAGCGGTACTTCTCCCGCGGCGCCACCCGCCGGCTGACCGCCAAACAATTGCAGGCGCTGGCCGACGCGCACATGTCGGGGGTGGGGAAGTGACAACTTTGCCGGAGGCGGGGAAGTGAATACTGTGCCGGAGGCGGGGAAATGAATACTGTGCCGGAGGCGGGGATATGACAACCGTGCCGGAGGCGGGAATGACCGCTGCCGCAAGCGATCCCGGCGCCGATGCGCCGCCGATGATCCGGGCCGAGCGGGTCTGGAAGAACTTCGGTGCGCTGCGGGTGCTGCGGGGCATCTCGCTGGAGGTCGCGCGCGGGGAGGTGATGTGTCTGGTCGGGCCGTCCGGCTCGGGCAAGTCGACGTTCCTGCGCTGTATCAACCACCTGGAACAGGTCAATGCCGGGCGGCTGTACGTCGACGGCGATCTGGTCGGCTACCGCGAGAAGGGCGATAAGCTCTACGAGCTCAACCCGCGCGAGGCCGCCCGCCAGCGCCGCGATATCGGCATGGTGTTCCAGCATTTCAACCTGTTCCCGCACCGCACCGCGCTGGAGAACATCATCGAGGCGCCCACCCAGGTGAAGCGGCTGCGCAAGGCGGATGCGGTCACCCGGGCCGAGGAACTGCTGCAGCGAGTCGGCCTGGCGGAGAAGGCCGATGCCTACCCGGCGCAGCTGTCGGGCGGGCAGCAGCAGCGCGTCGCGATCGCCCGCGCGCTGGCGATGGATCCGAAGCTGATGCTGTTCGACGAGCCCACCTCGGCGCTGGATCCGGAGCTGGTCGGCGAGGTGCTCGCGGTCATGCGCGAGCTCGCCGCCTCCGGCATGACCATGGTCGTGGTGACCCACGAGATGGGTTTCGCCCGCGAGGTGGCCGACCAGCTGGTGTTCATGGACGAGGGGGTGGTCGTGGAGTCCGGCGATCCGCGTGCGGTGCTGGCCGAGCCGGAGCACGAGCGCACCAAGGCGTTCCTGTCGCGGATCCTGTAGCGGCACAAGCGCCGGCGGCCGCACCGGCTTCGAGAACGCCGGTGCGGCCGCCGGGCGGCCCCATCCCCGCGGGTCTATTCGGCGGCGGCGACCGCCGGGCTCGGCGCGTCGCCGGCCGGTGCCCCGTCGGCCTCGGCGGCGGCGCCGTTCGTCTCGGATCGCGGTGTGGCGGCGGCCTTCCGGCGGGACGCACCCGTGCGGTAGTGGGTGGCGTACAGCGTCAGGCCGACGAAGGTGATTCCGCCGACGAGGTTTCCGGCGATCGTGGGGAGTTCGTTCCACGCGAAGTAGTCCCACAGCGTGAACTCGCCGCCGAGCATGAGTCCGGACGGGAACAGGAACATGTTGACGATCGAATGCTCGAATCCCATGTAGAAGAACACCAGGATCGGCATCCACATCGCGATCACCTTGCCGGACACCGAGGTCGACATCATCGCGGCGACGACGCCCGTGGACACCATCCAGTTACACAGCACGCCCCGGATGAACAGGGTCAGCATCCCGGCGGCGCCGTGGTCGGCGTAGCCGACGGTCCGGCTCTCGCCGATGTGGCCGATCTGCTCGCCGACCGCGCTCGGGTCGGTGGTGAACGCGTAGGTGAAGATGATGGCCATCATGACCGCGACGGTCAGCGCGCCGGCGAAGTTGCCGAGGAAGACCAGCACCCAGTTGCGCAGCACCCCGCGCAGGGTGACGCCGGGCCGGCGGTCGATCAGCGCCAGCGGCACGAGCGTGAAAACACCGGTCAGCAGGTC carries:
- a CDS encoding formate/nitrite transporter family protein, producing MSYLKPSEFTTSMIDAGESKVFMATRDTLIRAYMAGAILALAAAFAVTITVQTGNALVGALLFPVGFCLLYLLGFDLLTGVFTLVPLALIDRRPGVTLRGVLRNWVLVFLGNFAGALTVAVMMAIIFTYAFTTDPSAVGEQIGHIGESRTVGYADHGAAGMLTLFIRGVLCNWMVSTGVVAAMMSTSVSGKVIAMWMPILVFFYMGFEHSIVNMFLFPSGLMLGGEFTLWDYFAWNELPTIAGNLVGGITFVGLTLYATHYRTGASRRKAAATPRSETNGAAAEADGAPAGDAPSPAVAAAE
- a CDS encoding amino acid ABC transporter ATP-binding protein, whose amino-acid sequence is MIRAERVWKNFGALRVLRGISLEVARGEVMCLVGPSGSGKSTFLRCINHLEQVNAGRLYVDGDLVGYREKGDKLYELNPREAARQRRDIGMVFQHFNLFPHRTALENIIEAPTQVKRLRKADAVTRAEELLQRVGLAEKADAYPAQLSGGQQQRVAIARALAMDPKLMLFDEPTSALDPELVGEVLAVMRELAASGMTMVVVTHEMGFAREVADQLVFMDEGVVVESGDPRAVLAEPEHERTKAFLSRIL